A region from the Camelus ferus isolate YT-003-E chromosome 1, BCGSAC_Cfer_1.0, whole genome shotgun sequence genome encodes:
- the LOC116669106 gene encoding translation initiation factor IF-2-like, with translation MGRRPPGRARHLQSRPPAAVAAAAAAAAARRPPAASTSGAGAPRDRFRGARLKGEALTPGERCPPTERRPGRGVSAEVPSEPRGRSPRGPAVGGGGSCTGGAARLGAAPGPAPSGDRAGLGRAAGTRRGAPTSITPPHPGARCGGRPQGSLTAACGHGDHSGVTDRRVRTRGVTSTDTWTREAPRSHQQQQSIIPKAFSRDTRLRPHGSASFICKSQENPPGEPSTNNSPK, from the exons ATGGGC CGACGCCCGCCCGGCCGCGCGAGGCACCTCCAGAGCCGGCCGCCTgccgccgtcgccgccgccgccgccgccgccgccgcccgccggccGCCGGCCGCATCCACTTCCGGTGCCGGCGCGCCGCGGGACCGCTTCCGGGGCGCGCGGCTTAAAGGGGAGGCCCTTACGCCGGGCGAGCGCTGTCCTCCGACCGAAAGGCGCCCCGGCCGCGGGGTCTCCGCGGAGGTTCCCTCCGAGCCTCGGGGCCGAAGCCCGCGCGGACCGGCCGTGGGCGGCGGTGGGTCCTGCACTGGAGGGGCTGCACGGCTGGGAGCCGCCCCCGGGCCGGCGCCCTCGGGGgacagggctggcctggggcgAGCAGCTGGGACTCGCCGCGGAGCGCCCACGAGCatcacacccccccaccccggtgCCCGATGCGGAGGACGGCCCCAGGGGTCACTGACCGCCGCGTGCGGACACGGGGACCACTCAGGGGTCACTGACAGGCGCGTGCGGACACGGGGGGTCACTAGCACCGACACATGGACACGGGAAGCTCCCAGGAGTCACCAGCAACAGCAG TCAATAATACCCAAGGCATTCAGCCGAGACACCAGACTGAGGCCCCATGGGTCAGCCAGCTTTATCTGTAAAAGCCAA